Within the Halalkalicoccus sp. NIPERK01 genome, the region TCGGCTCCGAGGCCCACTTCGAGCGATCGGATCCGGTCCTCGAAGTCGCTCGCGGCGACGTTCGCCCGGAGCGTTTTCGCGATTTCGGGATTCGGTTCGATCGCCACCACGGTCGCCGCGGGGTACTCGGCGGCAACCGAGAGCGAGTAAACGCCGGTGTTTGCGCCCACGTCGACGACGCACTCGCCGTCGCGACAGCGGTCCAACAGCGCCGCGAGCAGCCAGTCGTTCCCGTGGCGGTTGTAGAGTTCGTAGCTCCGAAACGATTCGTCGCGCACCCGTTTTTCGGTCGCCACCGCCCGGTAGCGGTAGTTCGCTCCCGCGAGACGGTAGTAGGCGGCGTTCGGAAGCGAACGGCTGGCGAAGAGGGCGCCACGGAGCGCCCGGGCGGCGGCGTCGAGCACGGTGGTCCGGCGCATCGACACCGGAAGAATGGGCCGGAACCGGCTTTGGTGTTTCCCCGCCCACACGACCGGTCCGACCGAGCGACGTAACCCCAATCGGTTTCGAGACGCCGCGAGCGGGCACAGGTTCTTACGCGCTCGCTCCCAACCCCGAGATAGGAAAATGAGCTCGGAAGAACTCACCAAGAACCAGGAGCGCTTCGATCATCGCAACGAGGAGCGGTCCGCATTCCGCTCGGAGAAGGGCCTCACCGAAGAAGTGGTACGGCTCATCAGCGAGGACAAGGACGAACCCGAGTGGATGCTCGACCGCAGACTCAGAGCGCTCGAACACTACCAGAACATGCCGCTCCCGACGGACTGGCCCGGGCAACCCGACCTCACCGAGCTCGACGTCGAGGAGATCATTCCCTACATCCGCCCCGACGTCGAGGCACGCGGCAGCGTCGACTCCTGGGAGGACGTCCCCGACGACATCAAGGACACCTTCGAAAAACTCGGCATCCCCGAGGCCGAACGCGAGTCCCTCTCCGGGGTGGGCGCCCAGTACGAGTCGGAGATCGTCTACCAGAACATGAAAGAACAGTGGGAGGAGAAAGGGGTCGTCTTCATGAACATGGACCAAGCGGTTCAGGACCACCCCGAGATCGTCCGCGAGTACTTCATGACCCGGTGCGTGCCGCCATCTGATAACAAGTTCGCCGCACTCCACGGCGCGGTCTGGTCCGGCGGAAGCTTCGTCTACGTCCCCGAGGACGTCACGGTCGAGATGCCCGTGCAGGCCTATTTCCGGATGAACTCCGAGGGGATGGGCCAGTTCGAACACACCCTCATTGTGGCTGAGGAAGGCTCTGAAGTCCACTACATCGAGGGCTGTAGCGCCCCCAAGTACGGCACGCACAACCTGCACTCCGGTGGCGTCGAGGTGTTCGTCGGCGAGGACGCCCACGTCCAGTACTCGACCGTGCAAAACTGGTCGAAGAACACGTTCAACCTCAACACCAAGCGAGCGATCGCCGAGAAGGGCGGGCGCATGGAGTGGGTTTCGGGCAGTATGGGCTCGAAAGCCACCATGCTCTACCCGTGTACGATCCT harbors:
- a CDS encoding FkbM family methyltransferase, translating into MRRTTVLDAAARALRGALFASRSLPNAAYYRLAGANYRYRAVATEKRVRDESFRSYELYNRHGNDWLLAALLDRCRDGECVVDVGANTGVYSLSVAAEYPAATVVAIEPNPEIAKTLRANVAASDFEDRIRSLEVGLGAENGSLPFYRSSYHELSSFNRFNAERWGARVVSVEDVPIRTLDSFVEGGEVPPPDHLKIDVEGFGLDVLRGARDVLATHRPFVYVEPHARSEGEPDDRGEAAAGIRDLLAEEGYAIIPGEDGRVCVPESP
- the sufB gene encoding Fe-S cluster assembly protein SufB, with protein sequence MSSEELTKNQERFDHRNEERSAFRSEKGLTEEVVRLISEDKDEPEWMLDRRLRALEHYQNMPLPTDWPGQPDLTELDVEEIIPYIRPDVEARGSVDSWEDVPDDIKDTFEKLGIPEAERESLSGVGAQYESEIVYQNMKEQWEEKGVVFMNMDQAVQDHPEIVREYFMTRCVPPSDNKFAALHGAVWSGGSFVYVPEDVTVEMPVQAYFRMNSEGMGQFEHTLIVAEEGSEVHYIEGCSAPKYGTHNLHSGGVEVFVGEDAHVQYSTVQNWSKNTFNLNTKRAIAEKGGRMEWVSGSMGSKATMLYPCTILKGRGASANHISIAFAGEGQDIDTGAKVYHNAPNTNSTIESKSIS